From Microcystis aeruginosa NIES-2549, a single genomic window includes:
- a CDS encoding RecQ family ATP-dependent DNA helicase, protein MSSHDTESIQTIFQKIWGYDSFRFPQQEIIETILAAKDALIVMPTGFGKSICFQLPALLKTGLTLVISPLVALMENQVEELLAKKLPVALIHHEIPRQQRKKTLAAIADQTLRLLYLSPETLLSPPLWSKLTLPHVKINALILDEAHCLTQWGDNFRPAYRRLGAVRPALLQSKPAGSQIAIAAFTATANPATRETLTRVLQLEKPQLFLINPYRQNLDLSTKICISPGCRRHQLLNFLTSQPRQSGLIYTRSRRHSENLAAWLQSLHYRTSAYHAGLSPFQRRDIEQNWLRGDLTFVVCTSAFGMGINKPDVRWVVHYQPPALLSEYLQEIGRGGRDGGKMQALTLISEPTGWLDNSDKNQQKFFNSQQERQYRQAWQILAQIPLEGKVEAISAEFPDGALILSLLHSLDRLEWLDPFHYRLIYRHNSAKMTFKPKNEIFPYLYTRRCRWHFLLNAFGFQENADNFRCGHCDNCRRNRPLVS, encoded by the coding sequence ATGTCTTCCCACGATACCGAAAGCATCCAGACTATTTTTCAGAAAATTTGGGGCTATGATAGCTTTCGCTTTCCCCAACAGGAGATTATCGAGACAATTCTAGCGGCAAAAGATGCCCTGATTGTCATGCCCACGGGATTCGGTAAATCTATCTGTTTTCAATTGCCCGCTTTATTAAAAACTGGCTTAACCCTAGTGATTTCTCCCCTAGTGGCCCTAATGGAAAATCAGGTGGAGGAATTATTAGCCAAAAAACTACCCGTCGCCCTGATTCATCACGAAATCCCCCGACAACAGAGAAAGAAAACCTTAGCAGCGATCGCAGATCAAACCCTGCGACTTCTCTATCTTTCCCCAGAAACCCTCTTAAGTCCGCCCCTCTGGTCAAAATTAACCCTTCCCCACGTTAAAATTAACGCTCTCATCCTCGACGAGGCCCATTGTTTAACCCAGTGGGGCGACAATTTTCGTCCTGCTTACCGTCGTCTCGGTGCTGTCCGTCCCGCTCTGCTGCAATCGAAACCGGCCGGCAGCCAAATAGCGATCGCTGCTTTTACCGCCACCGCTAACCCCGCCACCCGTGAGACTCTCACCCGCGTCTTACAACTAGAAAAACCGCAGCTTTTCTTAATAAATCCTTACCGTCAAAACCTTGACTTAAGCACCAAAATATGTATTAGCCCCGGTTGTCGTCGTCATCAACTATTAAACTTCCTCACCAGTCAACCTCGACAATCCGGCCTGATCTATACTCGTTCCCGTCGCCATAGTGAAAATTTAGCGGCATGGTTGCAATCTCTCCACTATCGCACCAGCGCCTATCATGCCGGTTTATCCCCCTTTCAGCGTCGGGACATAGAACAAAATTGGCTGCGGGGGGATTTAACTTTTGTTGTCTGTACCTCAGCTTTTGGCATGGGTATCAATAAACCCGATGTGCGTTGGGTTGTCCACTACCAACCCCCGGCTTTACTATCGGAATACCTACAGGAAATCGGCCGCGGTGGTCGCGATGGGGGTAAAATGCAGGCTCTCACCTTAATTAGTGAACCGACGGGATGGTTAGATAATAGCGATAAAAACCAGCAAAAATTCTTTAACTCCCAACAGGAACGCCAATACCGACAAGCTTGGCAAATTTTAGCCCAAATTCCCCTAGAGGGCAAAGTAGAGGCGATTAGTGCCGAATTTCCCGATGGTGCGCTCATTCTCTCCCTTTTACACAGTCTCGATCGCCTAGAATGGCTCGATCCTTTTCATTATCGGCTTATTTATCGCCATAATTCAGCCAAGATGACTTTTAAACCCAAAAATGAGATATTTCCCTACCTCTATACCCGTCGCTGTCGTTGGCACTTTCTCTTAAATGCCTTTGGGTTTCAGGAAAATGCCGATAATTTTCGCTGTGGTCATTGCGATAATTGTCGTCGCAATCGACCTCTGGTAAGCTAG
- a CDS encoding IS607 family transposase — MKLSDYAKKKGISYDTAWRMWNRGQLQGERLPTGTIIIFEDDRSCGENKVAIYARVSSSENQSNLETQAKRLEAYCIAKGYQIVRVVKEVGSGVNDHRKLLLKLLEQTDDNLIVVEHKDRLSRVGFNYLKVLLSQTNRDIEVVNLAEERKDDLRQDFVSIITSFCARLYSLRQRNRKTECLIKCLEENDEISSKTSN, encoded by the coding sequence ATAAAACTATCAGATTATGCTAAGAAAAAAGGGATCAGTTATGACACTGCTTGGAGAATGTGGAATCGAGGGCAGTTACAAGGAGAACGTCTTCCTACAGGAACAATTATTATTTTTGAAGATGACCGTTCTTGCGGTGAAAATAAAGTAGCTATTTATGCGCGAGTTTCTAGTTCAGAAAATCAATCTAACTTAGAGACTCAGGCAAAAAGATTGGAAGCTTATTGTATTGCGAAAGGCTATCAAATTGTTCGAGTAGTTAAAGAAGTAGGAAGTGGAGTCAATGATCATCGAAAGCTATTATTAAAACTTCTAGAACAAACTGATGATAATTTGATTGTCGTAGAACATAAAGATCGTTTAAGCAGAGTAGGGTTTAATTATCTGAAAGTTCTTTTAAGTCAAACAAATAGAGATATAGAGGTCGTTAATCTAGCAGAAGAAAGAAAAGACGATTTAAGGCAAGACTTCGTGAGCATAATTACCTCATTTTGCGCTCGATTATACTCATTAAGACAACGAAATAGAAAGACAGAATGTTTAATTAAATGCCTTGAGGAGAATGATGAAATTAGTTCAAAAACATCTAATTAA
- a CDS encoding diacylglycerol kinase family protein, translating to MKTNYHQANQSTSLSNPYLNNNFIPRSGQLSEGNNPNQREYAWQVASNLLVSFRYAWAGVRYAFVSQRNFRIHTLITLVAISWGLFLRVNALEMAIVSLTCALVMVLELINTALESVVDLTVGQSYHDLAKIAKDCAAGAVLIASIAALLVAAFIFIPHLLG from the coding sequence ATGAAGACAAACTATCATCAAGCCAACCAATCTACCAGCCTATCTAATCCCTATCTCAACAATAATTTTATCCCTCGATCGGGACAGCTGAGTGAGGGCAACAATCCCAATCAAAGAGAATACGCTTGGCAAGTCGCCTCGAATCTATTAGTCAGTTTTCGCTACGCTTGGGCCGGAGTCCGTTATGCTTTTGTCAGTCAGAGAAATTTTCGCATTCACACCCTGATTACCCTAGTAGCGATTAGTTGGGGCTTATTTTTGCGGGTTAATGCCCTAGAAATGGCGATTGTCTCCCTTACCTGCGCTCTGGTGATGGTCTTAGAATTAATTAACACTGCCCTAGAATCAGTGGTGGATCTGACGGTGGGGCAATCCTACCATGATTTAGCCAAAATAGCGAAAGATTGTGCGGCCGGTGCCGTTTTAATCGCCTCGATCGCCGCTTTACTCGTAGCGGCTTTTATTTTTATTCCCCATTTGCTAGGGTAA
- a CDS encoding DUF6464 family protein — protein sequence MEQDSLTTEVILTHPRQSLGEIQLDWMPQPGNYLALKGQTYAVLERHHQYQYKIGGYCLRKISLYVQTAPTPNEKSLIEGRWVMGDASCRFNARSELLRCAINPPGPCQDCRFYETIKP from the coding sequence ATGGAGCAAGATTCATTAACAACGGAGGTTATTCTAACCCATCCACGGCAAAGTTTGGGAGAGATCCAACTGGATTGGATGCCACAACCGGGTAATTATTTGGCCTTAAAAGGACAAACCTATGCGGTTTTGGAACGTCACCACCAGTATCAATACAAGATTGGTGGCTATTGTTTACGCAAAATTTCCCTTTATGTACAAACTGCTCCCACCCCTAACGAAAAAAGTTTGATTGAAGGACGTTGGGTGATGGGGGATGCTAGTTGTCGTTTTAACGCCAGATCCGAACTGTTACGCTGTGCGATTAACCCCCCAGGTCCCTGTCAAGATTGTCGTTTTTACGAAACTATTAAGCCTTAA
- a CDS encoding class I SAM-dependent methyltransferase yields the protein MSDDATIRTAVQRLYNTYPFPPEPLLDEPPPGYNWRWNWIAAYNFCCHRKPEREDIRILDAGCGTGAGTEYLLALNPFAHVVAIDISEKALEIAKERCNRSGVAAKHRGSLDFHHLPLESATNLPGEFDLINCVGVLHHLPDPIKGIQSLAQKLAPGGLLHIFVYAQLGRWEIQLMQSAIALLQGDRRGDYKDGVAVGREIFASLPENNRILKREKERWSMENHRDESFADMYVHPREVDYNIDTLFHLIDASGLAFIGFSNPSYWQLERLLGKSPELMARAQNLGERERYRLTELLDPEITHYEFFLAKPPILTADWSGDQVLENAVAEVHPCLYGWPSASVLDYDYRPVNLSEREFAFLQACDGRLSVGEIDAQVALGLTGVRSLQQRQLLILS from the coding sequence ATGTCCGACGACGCTACTATTCGCACTGCTGTACAACGTCTCTACAATACCTATCCTTTCCCCCCCGAACCGCTCCTAGATGAACCTCCTCCGGGTTACAATTGGCGCTGGAATTGGATTGCTGCCTATAACTTTTGTTGTCATCGTAAACCCGAACGAGAGGATATTCGGATTCTCGATGCAGGTTGTGGTACTGGTGCGGGAACCGAATATCTGCTCGCTCTCAACCCTTTCGCTCATGTAGTCGCGATAGATATCAGTGAAAAAGCTCTAGAAATTGCCAAAGAACGCTGTAATCGTTCGGGAGTCGCAGCAAAACACCGAGGTTCTCTGGATTTTCACCATTTACCCCTTGAATCCGCCACTAATCTCCCCGGAGAATTTGATTTAATTAACTGCGTCGGGGTGCTGCACCATCTCCCGGACCCGATTAAAGGTATTCAATCCCTCGCGCAAAAACTGGCCCCTGGTGGTCTGCTGCATATTTTCGTCTATGCTCAATTGGGACGCTGGGAAATCCAGTTAATGCAATCTGCGATCGCACTTTTGCAGGGAGACCGACGCGGGGATTATAAAGATGGGGTCGCTGTCGGCCGAGAGATTTTTGCCTCCCTACCGGAAAATAATCGCATTTTGAAACGGGAAAAAGAGCGTTGGTCAATGGAAAATCATCGCGATGAGTCCTTCGCTGATATGTATGTTCACCCCCGGGAAGTGGACTATAATATCGATACCCTCTTTCACCTGATTGATGCGTCAGGATTAGCTTTTATTGGCTTTTCTAACCCTTCCTACTGGCAATTAGAGCGTTTATTGGGTAAATCACCCGAATTGATGGCTAGAGCGCAAAATTTAGGGGAAAGGGAACGTTATCGCTTGACGGAATTATTAGACCCAGAAATCACCCACTATGAATTTTTCCTCGCTAAACCACCGATTTTGACTGCCGATTGGTCCGGGGATCAAGTCCTAGAGAATGCAGTGGCCGAAGTTCATCCCTGTCTTTACGGTTGGCCTAGTGCAAGTGTTCTAGATTACGATTATCGGCCGGTTAATCTCTCGGAAAGAGAATTTGCTTTTTTACAAGCTTGTGATGGTCGTTTAAGCGTGGGAGAAATCGACGCTCAAGTTGCTTTAGGATTAACTGGTGTGCGTTCCTTACAACAGCGCCAACTACTGATTTTAAGTTAG
- the bioF gene encoding 8-amino-7-oxononanoate synthase produces MNHPYSWIEDSLKTLHRANWYRRVKTIQGRGGAVIELEGRSLINFASNDYLGLAADERMIAAAIAATQRYGTGSTGSRLLSGHRDLHRDLELAIASFKNSEDAIVFSSGYLANLGTITCLVGQKDLILGDQYNHSSLKNGAKLSGATVKEYRHNSLEDLENQLLAHRHHYRHCLLLTDTVFSMDGDICPLAGILALAEIYNCMVLVDEAHATGVMGENGTGCVEYCGCQGRELIQMGTLSKALGSLGGYVTGNAKIIDFIRNRAATWIYTTGLSPADTAAARMALEIIRLEPERRQRLHQNINFVKSKLNNLNILPSEAAILCLPVANPGQALELSQKLLEKGIFAPAIRPPTVPTSRLRFTAMATHSRAHLEVLVQSIGESLPI; encoded by the coding sequence ATGAATCATCCTTATTCTTGGATCGAGGACAGCTTAAAAACCCTCCATCGGGCCAATTGGTATCGAAGGGTTAAAACCATTCAAGGCCGGGGCGGAGCCGTTATAGAATTAGAGGGTCGATCGCTGATTAATTTTGCCAGTAATGATTATCTGGGATTAGCAGCCGATGAAAGAATGATCGCGGCAGCCATAGCAGCAACACAACGCTATGGAACTGGAAGCACCGGCTCGCGTCTATTAAGTGGACACCGAGATCTTCATCGAGACTTAGAATTAGCGATCGCATCCTTTAAAAATAGCGAAGACGCGATCGTTTTTAGTTCGGGATATTTAGCCAATTTGGGGACAATTACCTGTTTAGTGGGGCAGAAAGACCTGATTTTAGGCGATCAATACAATCACTCTAGCCTCAAAAATGGAGCCAAGTTAAGCGGTGCCACGGTGAAAGAATACCGGCACAATAGTCTCGAAGACTTAGAAAATCAGTTATTAGCCCACCGTCATCACTATCGTCATTGTTTACTGCTCACTGATACAGTGTTTAGTATGGATGGGGATATCTGTCCCCTAGCGGGAATTCTCGCTCTAGCCGAGATTTATAATTGCATGGTTTTGGTGGATGAGGCCCACGCTACCGGGGTTATGGGGGAAAATGGCACAGGTTGCGTGGAATATTGTGGTTGTCAAGGACGGGAATTAATTCAGATGGGGACCCTGAGTAAAGCTTTGGGCAGTTTAGGGGGATATGTGACCGGAAACGCCAAAATTATCGATTTTATCCGCAATCGCGCCGCCACCTGGATTTATACTACCGGTTTATCCCCCGCCGACACCGCCGCCGCTAGAATGGCTTTAGAGATTATTCGTCTGGAACCGGAACGTCGCCAACGCCTACACCAAAATATTAATTTTGTCAAGAGTAAATTAAATAATCTTAATATATTGCCTTCGGAAGCGGCGATTTTATGTTTACCGGTAGCCAATCCGGGTCAAGCCCTAGAATTATCACAAAAACTGCTAGAAAAAGGGATTTTTGCCCCCGCAATTCGTCCTCCTACCGTTCCCACCAGTCGTCTGCGGTTTACTGCCATGGCCACCCATAGCCGCGCCCATCTAGAGGTTCTTGTCCAGTCTATTGGCGAATCTTTGCCCATATAG
- the ybeY gene encoding rRNA maturation RNase YbeY, translating into MSETLPLGVDLCLQDNYFDPGNSPVDEQTWHYWLETWLGYLSDYLPVADGYELSLRLTDDREIQTYNCQYRHKDQPTDVLAFAALEVDFPVDEGILETEPLYLGDIIISVETAQQQALTQNHSLARELAWLTAHACLHLLGWDHPDETSLLEMLSLQETLLKTVEMPIHS; encoded by the coding sequence GTGAGTGAGACTTTGCCCCTAGGGGTGGATTTATGCCTACAGGATAATTATTTTGATCCCGGAAATAGTCCTGTGGATGAGCAAACTTGGCACTATTGGTTGGAGACATGGTTAGGCTATCTATCGGATTATCTCCCCGTTGCCGACGGTTATGAACTAAGTTTGCGTTTAACAGACGATCGAGAAATTCAGACCTATAATTGCCAATATCGCCACAAAGATCAACCGACGGATGTTCTCGCCTTTGCCGCTCTGGAAGTGGATTTCCCGGTCGATGAGGGCATTTTAGAGACAGAACCTTTATATTTGGGGGATATTATCATCTCTGTGGAGACAGCACAACAACAGGCTTTAACACAAAATCATTCTTTGGCGCGAGAATTGGCCTGGTTAACTGCCCACGCTTGTTTACATCTTTTGGGTTGGGACCATCCCGATGAAACAAGTCTGTTAGAAATGCTATCTTTACAGGAAACTTTGTTAAAAACCGTCGAAATGCCGATACATAGTTAG
- a CDS encoding RDD family protein — MVYPIPPEDNLPQKFPKIPLDRRAYAFLIDFASIWFLSSFANSAPVLQFFLFLLIWWCLRVLLVAQNQGQSLGRWALDMKIIDLRLQRLPGILELSKREAIAGGGAALMMLGLNTFFGNPLSLILLSSPLFADCGMAIGDDRFNQAFHDRIGGTIVIPTRRGFSLDLRLRRLWYQVKGRMRR; from the coding sequence ATGGTTTACCCCATCCCGCCTGAAGATAATCTACCGCAAAAATTTCCGAAAATTCCCTTAGATCGTCGGGCCTATGCTTTCCTGATCGACTTTGCCTCGATCTGGTTTTTAAGCTCCTTTGCTAATAGTGCGCCTGTACTGCAATTTTTCCTTTTTCTCCTGATTTGGTGGTGTTTGCGGGTGTTATTGGTGGCGCAGAATCAGGGTCAGAGTTTAGGACGTTGGGCCTTGGATATGAAGATCATCGATCTACGACTTCAGCGTTTACCCGGAATTTTGGAGTTAAGCAAACGAGAGGCGATCGCTGGTGGCGGGGCAGCTTTAATGATGCTAGGGTTAAATACTTTTTTTGGCAATCCTTTAAGTTTGATTTTATTATCTTCGCCCCTTTTCGCCGATTGTGGTATGGCGATCGGTGATGATCGATTTAACCAAGCTTTCCACGATCGCATCGGTGGCACGATTGTTATTCCCACCCGTCGAGGTTTTTCTCTCGATCTACGTTTAAGAAGGCTTTGGTATCAAGTTAAGGGCAGAATGAGAAGATAA
- a CDS encoding aspartyl protease family protein, with translation MGNAERYPFVSGDAALGEASFRPHLPFTLFYRQASVTASGLLDTGASVNVLPYSVGVELGYEWDRQTTALSLTGNLAQYEARVVLAQAVVGQFDPVQLVFAWTQATNLPLILGQVNFFMEFDVCFYRSQLEFAVSPKAPVSG, from the coding sequence ATGGGTAACGCTGAGCGATATCCATTTGTTTCTGGTGACGCGGCATTAGGTGAAGCCAGTTTTCGTCCGCATTTGCCTTTTACTCTGTTTTACAGACAAGCTTCTGTCACAGCATCCGGTCTATTGGACACTGGAGCAAGTGTAAACGTACTACCATATTCAGTAGGAGTCGAGCTTGGGTACGAATGGGATCGGCAAACAACAGCACTGAGTTTGACAGGAAATTTGGCTCAATATGAGGCGCGTGTCGTACTTGCTCAAGCGGTCGTTGGGCAATTTGATCCCGTGCAACTGGTATTTGCCTGGACACAAGCTACCAACCTGCCGCTTATCTTGGGGCAGGTGAACTTCTTTATGGAGTTTGATGTCTGCTTCTACCGTTCACAGCTAGAGTTTGCAGTTAGCCCCAAAGCTCCTGTTTCGGGATAG
- a CDS encoding type II toxin-antitoxin system VapC family toxin: MASSTIVDTDIIIDVGRGISEAVNCLQRLQSSSRLAISVVTQMELIVGCTNKSELRTLEKFLQQFDVIRIDQLISDKAVDLLRLYRLSHGLLIADGLIAGTAIIWNYPFITKNQRDYRFIQNLNVLPYP; this comes from the coding sequence ATGGCTAGTTCAACTATCGTAGATACCGACATAATCATTGATGTTGGTCGTGGTATTTCTGAAGCAGTCAATTGTCTGCAAAGGCTACAATCAAGTTCCAGATTAGCAATTAGCGTAGTTACACAAATGGAACTAATTGTTGGCTGCACTAACAAGTCAGAGTTACGGACGCTGGAAAAATTCCTTCAACAGTTTGATGTAATCAGAATTGACCAACTTATTTCAGACAAAGCGGTTGACTTACTTCGCTTGTATCGGCTAAGTCACGGTTTGCTGATTGCCGATGGCTTGATTGCAGGTACAGCAATAATATGGAATTACCCTTTTATCACCAAGAATCAACGAGACTACCGATTTATTCAAAATTTAAATGTATTACCCTACCCTTAG
- a CDS encoding DUF4327 family protein, translating to MSAITFSTAPTAYSIRMIKDEVRQMVEQGVVSRHQPIYTLCQFIPPREWVCVECELERCDYLLRDQIGDLIASESWDND from the coding sequence ATGAGTGCCATAACTTTCTCCACCGCTCCCACCGCTTACTCTATCAGGATGATTAAGGACGAAGTCCGTCAGATGGTAGAACAGGGGGTAGTGAGCAGACACCAACCGATCTACACCCTCTGTCAGTTCATTCCCCCCCGGGAGTGGGTTTGTGTTGAATGTGAACTAGAACGATGTGACTACCTTCTCAGAGATCAAATTGGTGACTTGATCGCCTCGGAATCTTGGGATAATGATTAA
- a CDS encoding RNA-guided endonuclease InsQ/TnpB family protein gives MKLVQKHLIKFNHKNYSVIDKLGFLSKNLYNCAVYLNRQVFFSHQPFLTMTELHHALKMSPDYQALPAKVSQLVLKQVEKTFKSYQKAKEQYKKSPDKFTGEPKLPRYKDKEKGRNVLTYNYQAISKKALKQGLIKLSGTNLEFKTNLKEVLEVRIIPKLGAYCLEIVYEQPSSSSQEGERYAFIDLGLNNLAAVTSNIPEFQPTLVCGKALKSCNQKYNKTLAKLKSELPSLQKTSKRIQGLTLKRNCQVDYYLHTASKYIIDKLLAHQINLLVIGHNQGWKQNINIGDRNNQSFVNIPHSRFIEQLTYKANLVGIEVKTTNESYTSKCSFLDLESIQKQKSYLGKRIKRGLFRSSSGYFYGADINGSLNIGRKVVGEAAFSGNPIERFVVNPVRVKAYKANSRCNICVQN, from the coding sequence ATGAAATTAGTTCAAAAACATCTAATTAAATTTAATCACAAAAATTATTCAGTAATTGATAAATTAGGATTTTTATCGAAGAATCTGTATAATTGTGCTGTTTATTTAAACCGTCAAGTTTTCTTTTCACATCAACCATTTTTAACAATGACTGAGTTACATCATGCCTTAAAAATGAGTCCAGATTATCAAGCCTTACCCGCCAAAGTAAGTCAGTTAGTATTAAAGCAAGTAGAAAAAACCTTTAAATCCTACCAAAAAGCGAAAGAACAATACAAAAAATCGCCAGATAAATTTACAGGAGAGCCTAAGTTGCCAAGATACAAAGACAAGGAAAAAGGTAGAAACGTTTTAACTTATAACTATCAAGCCATTTCTAAAAAAGCGTTGAAGCAAGGTTTAATCAAGCTATCAGGGACTAATTTAGAATTTAAAACTAATTTAAAGGAAGTCTTAGAGGTCAGGATTATTCCTAAATTGGGTGCTTATTGTTTAGAGATTGTCTATGAACAACCATCCTCATCAAGTCAAGAGGGAGAAAGATATGCTTTTATCGATTTAGGCTTAAATAACCTAGCTGCTGTTACCTCTAATATTCCCGAATTTCAGCCAACTTTAGTATGTGGAAAAGCCTTAAAATCCTGCAATCAAAAGTACAACAAGACACTAGCTAAACTCAAATCGGAATTACCCAGTCTACAGAAGACCAGTAAAAGAATACAAGGTTTAACTTTAAAGCGTAATTGCCAGGTGGATTATTACCTCCACACCGCTAGTAAATATATTATTGATAAATTACTAGCTCATCAAATTAACCTTTTAGTTATTGGTCATAATCAAGGCTGGAAACAAAACATTAATATTGGAGATAGAAATAACCAGTCATTCGTAAATATTCCTCATTCAAGGTTTATCGAACAACTTACCTATAAAGCAAATTTAGTAGGAATAGAGGTCAAAACAACTAATGAAAGCTATACCTCTAAATGTAGTTTCTTAGACTTAGAGTCTATTCAAAAGCAAAAAAGCTATTTAGGCAAGAGAATTAAAAGAGGACTATTCAGAAGCTCGTCGGGTTATTTCTATGGAGCAGATATTAATGGTTCCTTAAATATTGGAAGAAAGGTAGTCGGAGAGGCCGCCTTTAGCGGGAATCCGATAGAGAGGTTCGTAGTTAACCCAGTACGGGTCAAAGCGTACAAAGCTAATTCTAGATGCAATATTTGCGTACAGAATTAG
- a CDS encoding antitoxin family protein — protein MPQALKAIYHSGTFILQTAYDLPEGTEVELFVKSPQIIPPKITDIAARQNFLRLLVERMQQNPIPSDAPQFTRDMLHERR, from the coding sequence ATGCCCCAAGCCTTGAAAGCGATTTATCATAGTGGTACGTTCATCCTTCAAACAGCTTACGATTTACCTGAAGGCACTGAGGTGGAGCTTTTTGTCAAATCACCTCAAATTATTCCCCCAAAGATTACCGATATTGCGGCTAGGCAGAATTTTTTAAGACTGCTTGTTGAGCGAATGCAACAAAACCCCATTCCCTCTGATGCTCCCCAGTTTACTAGAGATATGTTGCATGAACGCCGTTGA
- a CDS encoding DUF3285 domain-containing protein produces MTEPVSTTDPAVETGAEAQPSYVKLAMRNMVKKKGVSLKHFFLTTAALLGFFVGISYLTRP; encoded by the coding sequence ATGACTGAACCTGTTAGCACCACTGACCCCGCAGTAGAAACTGGCGCCGAAGCGCAACCCAGTTACGTCAAACTGGCGATGCGGAATATGGTCAAGAAAAAAGGCGTCTCGTTAAAACACTTTTTTTTGACTACAGCAGCCCTATTAGGCTTTTTTGTCGGTATTTCCTATCTGACGCGTCCCTAG
- a CDS encoding AAA family ATPase, producing the protein MRIKSIKLINYRGAVSLNIDFHRQLNVFIGVNGAGKSTILDSLAIMLSWLVNRLKNTNASGQQISETEINNGQGTAIIEITGVTEDSQEITWKIVKTRTGYIHAGERSNFSQLNEYSQEIQRQITEHQGQINLPLFVYYSVNRAVVDIPLKIKTKHQFDSLSAYENALTSGSDFRTFFEWFREREDLENENRKYQDYLIKPEGFCFPDPQLEAVRETIERFLPDFTNLSVRRNPLRMEVTKKNKIVTVNQLSDGEKCLIAMLGDLARRMAIANPQNPYPLTGNGVIIIDEIDLHLHPQWQRFVVPKLLEVFPNCQFFISTHSPNIITHVQPESLHFMEQTEMGIKFHPVQESYGKNVDRILEDLMGLETTRPKEIAEALKDIYEQISQNQLEAAKNKINDLRAKIQDDPELIKAEVIIRRKEIIGK; encoded by the coding sequence ATGAGAATTAAGTCTATAAAGCTTATTAATTATCGAGGTGCAGTCAGTTTAAACATCGACTTTCATCGGCAATTAAACGTATTTATAGGAGTTAATGGGGCGGGAAAATCAACCATTTTAGACAGTTTGGCTATTATGCTTTCATGGTTAGTTAATCGCCTAAAAAACACTAATGCCAGTGGACAACAGATTAGCGAAACCGAGATTAATAATGGTCAGGGGACGGCTATAATTGAAATCACTGGGGTGACGGAAGATAGTCAAGAGATTACTTGGAAAATAGTAAAAACTAGGACTGGATATATCCACGCTGGAGAACGGAGTAATTTTAGCCAATTAAATGAATACAGTCAAGAAATACAACGACAAATTACTGAACATCAAGGACAAATTAACTTACCTTTATTTGTTTATTATTCTGTTAATCGAGCCGTGGTAGATATACCATTAAAAATTAAAACAAAACATCAATTTGATTCTCTAAGTGCCTACGAAAATGCTTTAACCAGTGGATCAGATTTTCGCACTTTTTTTGAATGGTTTCGCGAACGTGAAGATTTAGAAAATGAAAATAGAAAATATCAGGATTATCTAATTAAACCAGAAGGTTTTTGTTTTCCTGATCCCCAATTGGAAGCGGTTCGGGAAACGATCGAACGTTTTCTACCCGATTTTACTAATCTTAGCGTCCGTCGTAATCCTTTGAGAATGGAAGTAACAAAAAAGAATAAAATAGTTACTGTTAATCAACTTTCTGATGGAGAAAAATGTCTGATTGCTATGCTTGGAGATTTAGCTCGAAGAATGGCGATTGCTAATCCTCAAAATCCTTATCCCTTAACGGGTAATGGTGTTATTATCATTGACGAAATTGATTTACATTTACATCCTCAATGGCAAAGATTTGTAGTACCTAAATTACTAGAAGTTTTTCCTAACTGTCAATTTTTTATTTCCACCCATTCTCCTAATATTATCACTCATGTTCAACCAGAAAGTTTACACTTCATGGAACAAACAGAAATGGGAATAAAATTTCATCCCGTGCAAGAGTCCTACGGCAAAAATGTTGATCGAATTTTGGAAGATTTGATGGGATTAGAGACAACTCGTCCCAAGGAAATCGCTGAAGCTTTGAAAGATATCTATGAACAAATTTCTCAAAATCAATTAGAGGCAGCTAAAAATAAAATCAATGATCTCAGAGCTAAAATTCAAGATGATCCAGAATTAATTAAAGCTGAAGTTATTATTCGACGCAAGGAAATTATCGGAAAATGA